The genomic segment CTGGGAACGGCCGCGGCACCATGCTGCCGCCAACGAACGTGATGACCACGCCGTTCTTGTCGGCCTCCGGGGACATCAGGAACTTCACCGCCCCGTACCCCAGGTTGCGGGTGTACTCCGCGTCGAACGGGATCGGGTCGGCGCACCGGAGCTCGTACCCGAGGTCCTTGTCCACCATGTCGAACTTGAGGCCCAGGTCCTTCAGGCGGGCGGCGGTCATGGTGCGGATCAGCCGGCCGAACTCGATCTCGCCCAGCCGCAGGTGCCCGAAGGCGTCCAGTTCGATGTTCCCGAACTTGCCGGGGTTCTTCTCCATCATCTCCCGCAGGCGCGGTTCGCCGATCTGCTCCAGGAGCCCCTCGGCCAGCACCGCGACGCCGTAGGCCTTGCCCTGCGCCTTCCGCTTGATCATCGAGCCGATGATGATGTCGCAGATGAGGTCGAGCGACACCTCCTTGCCCTTCAGCTCCTCGGCGATGAGGGTGAGCGTCGCCGCCGACGCCTTCCCGATGCCGAGGGCCAGGTGCCCGGCGGCGCGGCCCATGCTCACCAGGATGTACCACCGGGTCGTGGTCTTCGCGTCCTCGTGCAGGTTGTGCGACACCTGCACGCCGTAGTGCCGCGCCGTCTCGAACCCGAAGGTGGGGATGCCCGGCGGCAGCGGCAGGTCG from the Frigoriglobus tundricola genome contains:
- the pfp gene encoding diphosphate--fructose-6-phosphate 1-phosphotransferase encodes the protein MADSPRGKLGIVVGGGPAPGINGVISSVTIEAINRGLEVVGIRDGFKYLAAGDATQVRPLTIPDVAPYYQRGGSLLGTSRTNPAKDPVHMAAVLDGLSQIGVKYLVTIGGDDTAYSGSQVYAHAKGAIKVAHVPKTIDNDLPLPPGIPTFGFETARHYGVQVSHNLHEDAKTTTRWYILVSMGRAAGHLALGIGKASAATLTLIAEELKGKEVSLDLICDIIIGSMIKRKAQGKAYGVAVLAEGLLEQIGEPRLREMMEKNPGKFGNIELDAFGHLRLGEIEFGRLIRTMTAARLKDLGLKFDMVDKDLGYELRCADPIPFDAEYTRNLGYGAVKFLMSPEADKNGVVITFVGGSMVPRPFPEMIDPVTKKMRTRLVDISGETYEVARRYMIRLEQSDLDDPTRLERLAAVTKMTPAQFRERFEYIVR